The Desulfovibrio sp. TomC genomic sequence CTCACAAACATTCGTTTGCGTAACCACAATGCCCATCACGAAAAACATGGACTTGCGCATTGCAACAATATATTGCAAAATAAGAATAAATGGCAATAGGATTTTGCAACTATGCGTATCGGCTACGCACGCGTTTCCACACAGAAACAAGACACCCAGGCACAAATTGCCGCCCTTAAAGAATCCGGCTGTGAGCGGATTTTTCAGGAAAAGGCCTCCGGCGGTCGATGGAACCGGCCAGAACTGCATCGCCTGCTGGAGCATCTGCGCAAGGGGGATGTGTTCGTTGTCTGGAAACTAGATCGTCTCTCACGCTCACTGAAAGACCTTCTCCTGACGCTCGAAAAAATTGAGGCGGTAGGCGCTGACTTCCAAAGCCTGACCGAAGCGATAGACACTTCTGCCCCGGCTGGGCGCATGATGATG encodes the following:
- a CDS encoding recombinase family protein, with protein sequence MRIGYARVSTQKQDTQAQIAALKESGCERIFQEKASGGRWNRPELHRLLEHLRKGDVFVVWKLDRLSRSLKDLLLTLEKIEAVGADFQSLTEAIDTSAPAGRMMMQIVGSFAEFERAMLRERTRNGLAVARKEGRVGGRRPKLTVQQQEEIVAMVTSGQKTGSDAARLFRVHPSTVARILARHQQ